From a region of the Triticum aestivum cultivar Chinese Spring chromosome 7D, IWGSC CS RefSeq v2.1, whole genome shotgun sequence genome:
- the LOC100192175 gene encoding DNA repair protein RAD51 homolog B, whose translation MSSSAAHQKAAAAAPVEEEAGEHGPFPIEQLQASGIAAVDVKKLKDAGLCTVESVAYSPRKDLLQIKGISEAKVDKIIEAASKLVPLGFTSATQLHAQRLEIIQVTTGSRELDKILEGGIETGSITELYGEFRSGKTQLCHTLCVTCQLPLDQGGGEGKALYIDAEGTFRPQRLLQIADRFGLNGADVLENVAYARAYNTDHQSRLLLEAASMMVETRFALMVIDSATALYRTDFSGRGELSARQMHLAKFLRSLQKLADEFGVAVVISNQVVAQVDGGAMFAGPQIKPIGGNIMAHASTTRLYLRKGRAEERICKVVSSPCLAEAEARFQISPEGVTDVKD comes from the exons ATGTCGTCGTCGGCGGCGCACCAGAAGGCGGCCGCGGCGGCTCCcgtcgaggaggaggccggggagcACGGGCCTTTCCCCATCGAGCAACTCCAG GCATCTGGAATAGCTGCAGTTGATGTGAAAAAGCTCAAAGATGCTGGTCTTTGCACAGTGGAGTCTGTAGCTTACTCTCCAAGGAAAGATCTTTTGCAAATTAAAGGGATTAGTGAAGCCAAAGTCGATAAGATAATTGAAGCAG CTTCGAAGTTGGTTCCACTGGGATTTACTAGTGCTACCCAACTTCATGCGCAGAGGCTCGAGATTATCCAAGTTACAACAGGATCAAGAGAACTTGATAAAATATTGGAGG GAGGAATAGAAACAGGATCTATCACGGAGCTTTATGGTGAATTTAGGTCTGGAAAGACTCAGTTGTGCCATACTCTCTGTGTCACATGTCAG CTCCCACTGGACCAAGGTGGTGGTGAAGGAAAGGCTCTTTATATTGACGCAGAAGGCACATTCAGACCACAAAGACTCCTCCAGATAGCAGACAG GTTTGGACTGAATGGTGCTGATGTACTTGAGAATGTAGCTTATGCTAGAGCATATAATACTGATCATCAATCAAGACTTCTGCTGGAAGCAGCTTCCATGATGGTGGAGACAAG GTTTGCGCTTATGGTTATAGATAGTGCCACAGCCTTATACAGAACTGACTTCTCTGGTAGAGGGGAGCTATCAGCAAGGCAAATGCATCTGGCCAAGTTTCTCAGGAGCCTTCAGAAATTAGCGGATGAG TTCGGGGTGGCAGTGGTAATCTCCAACCAGGTAGTGGCCCAAGTGGATGGCGGTGCAATGTTTGCTGGGCCACAGATCAAACCCATTGGAGGGAACATCATGGCTCATGCTTCCACGACGAG GCTTTATCTCCGTAAGGGAAGGGCGGAGGAGCGGATCTGTAAGGTGGTGAGCTCTCCCTGCCTGGCTGAAGCTGAAGCAAGGTTTCAGATATCACCTGAAGGCGTCACAGATGTTAAGGATTGA